The genomic window GACATTATACAGGTTTATTTTCACATCAGAATCTCTCTTTAAAGTGTAATTAATGTGTATTTCATTGTCTTTTATGATATTTGGAGATACACTGAAGAAAGTTATTTTGTTATTTTTTTCACTTACTTCTTTTATATGAACCATATTCCAGTATCGTGCATAAGCAGTATCAGAGTATTTGCGGAGTTTGGTGACGGAAGTTGCTCCAAGTATTGCAAAAGCAGTAATAATACTATCCTGGGGATTTATATTAAAAGGTCCTGCTGAAATACAGGTTGACCAGTCATAAGGTCTATCTGAGAAAAGAACTTTTATTGTTCCGTTCATAAATTGGAACTGGATATTATCAGGTAATCCACCATAAGGATACACATATTGAGCATGATCAATTAATGAATGATTTATCTTTCCTGAATTTCTTGGTGGGTCAATCACTGCTGAACCCATAACAACATTTCCGTAATACATATAGGCTAAATTCCGAATTGTATCAACTCCTCCCACATTCTGCTCATAATTTCCAATATCCCAATCAAGAAAGATTGCAGAATACAGATTATTAACAGTGGTATTTCCTCTATTTTTTATAGTAAATTTATAAATAACAAAATCATCAGCACTTGTATCTCCCCATGCAAAAGTTTCCTGTTTAACTAAAATATTTTTAGAAGAGGGATGACCTGAATCATCATAGAGTGCAATTGTGTATTCATCAGAAAAAGGACCTGGTTCATATAATCTTACTTTTCCTTCTGGATCTAATGTTATCCAATCTTGATCATCACCTTCTTGATTGTAATATCTATCAACAACAAAGGATGTAGAATTTCCAATTGCAAAACTGCCGTAATATAAATGACTTGGAGAAGTTTTTGGATAATGGCAGCCCCTGCCATAAATCATTGGTGGATATGAACTCATATAACCAATTGAACCATTCCTTGTTACAGATAAAACTATATTTCCTGTATCATGTGTTACAAAATCAAATCCAGGTATTCCTATATAAGTTTTAAAGAATTTTGTTGATGAATATTCCTGAGCATTTATTTCAAGAGTAAAAAAAACTTCAGAACCCCATGGAGCATCATAAGAGGCAAAAATTTTATAAGGATCACTTGCATTATCTGCACTATCCCCTGGATAAATATCCCCAAAGGATGATATGGAATCAATTATTGATACATATGGGTTTTGTGTTTTTAAAACCCCATAAGTATTCACCGCTGGTCCGCCACCTAAATTTTTTAGATTGATAGTTATACTTGAATTCTCCCCTGGTTCCCATATTCCGTTCTGGTTTTGGTCATCTCTTTGGAGAGAAAGTAAATAAATGAATGGTTCATTAGGAGAAGGTGTATTTAAAAGGGCCTTATAGATATTTAAAATACCCCATCCATAATCAAAATTTGGGCAAGGCTCTACTGGTCGAGAAGAATTTACAAGGATATTGTATAAATCATTTGGAGTTAGGTTTGGATTTTTTTGAAGTAATATTGCTACTGCTCCTGTAACATGCGGGCATGCCATTGATGTGCCACTCCAGGCTTGGTAACCTCCTCCTGGAACAGCTGATCGCACATAGACGCCTGGTGCTGATATATCAGGTTTAATTAAATTCCAATCAGGACGATACCAATACTGGGGATCGTTCCATGGATATGCATCAGGAGCAGGACCACGGGAAGAAAAGTTTGCAATTACATCATTTATATCTGTGGCTCCAACTCCAATAACGGTAGGAAAATTTCCAGGTGTGTTAGCAGTTCCATAATTTGGACCACTATTTCCATTGGCAAATACAGGGAAAATCCCCATTGATTTCCATGTCAGAATTATTGGCCAGAAATGCAACTCAAGGCGACCACCACCCCAAGAATTACTAACT from candidate division WOR-3 bacterium includes these protein-coding regions:
- a CDS encoding S8 family serine peptidase, giving the protein MNFLLLSFFGILPPLPLEGKITSELKKELEKAGNKDKVFAIVHLSTIYPYEEVDNLSYKEKAKIFKSIAENSQNKIIEFLKNNFKSDEYEILKRFWVFNGFHIKATKSVIYTLEKLNDIWFICGNEKIILDGIIEKEKRRMAKNTVEWNILRVRADSCWMAGYTGQGIIIGHIDSGVDTSHPALKNKWLFPYWFDGVYGQSSPYDDDGHGTHTMGTICGGDGFGPFQDDIGVAPDLKFVAAKGFSGGIGYYEWIDPCMQKIVDWKESGVDIRAVSNSWGGGRLELHFWPIILTWKSMGIFPVFANGNSGPNYGTANTPGNFPTVIGVGATDINDVIANFSSRGPAPDAYPWNDPQYWYRPDWNLIKPDISAPGVYVRSAVPGGGYQAWSGTSMACPHVTGAVAILLQKNPNLTPNDLYNILVNSSRPVEPCPNFDYGWGILNIYKALLNTPSPNEPFIYLLSLQRDDQNQNGIWEPGENSSITINLKNLGGGPAVNTYGVLKTQNPYVSIIDSISSFGDIYPGDSADNASDPYKIFASYDAPWGSEVFFTLEINAQEYSSTKFFKTYIGIPGFDFVTHDTGNIVLSVTRNGSIGYMSSYPPMIYGRGCHYPKTSPSHLYYGSFAIGNSTSFVVDRYYNQEGDDQDWITLDPEGKVRLYEPGPFSDEYTIALYDDSGHPSSKNILVKQETFAWGDTSADDFVIYKFTIKNRGNTTVNNLYSAIFLDWDIGNYEQNVGGVDTIRNLAYMYYGNVVMGSAVIDPPRNSGKINHSLIDHAQYVYPYGGLPDNIQFQFMNGTIKVLFSDRPYDWSTCISAGPFNINPQDSIITAFAILGATSVTKLRKYSDTAYARYWNMVHIKEVSEKNNKITFFSVSPNIIKDNEIHINYTLKRDSDVKINLYNVLGQRIFTLPRGKISEGEKIKIHTKLAKGIYFLSLQTGKQKFQKKVILIR